The following nucleotide sequence is from Candidatus Micropelagos thuwalensis.
ATAATCCGTTTGGCGCCTGCCCTGACTGTGACGGCCTGGGGACACAATTTTTTATAGATCCTGAAGCGATTGTGCCTGACCAAACCTTATCCTTAAGAGAGGGCGCGATCGTCCCATGGGCCAAGTCCGGCACATCCTCGCCTTATTATACGCAAACACTCGAAAGCCTCGCTGAACATTACGGTTTTTCTCTAAATGACCCGTGGCATGATCTCGACGCTAAAGCACAGAAAGTCATTCTTTATGGAAGCAATAAAGAACCCGTCAAATTCACTTATGATGACGGAACACGAAGCTTTAAAACAACAAAACCATTTGAGGGGGTTGTTGGCAATCTGGAGAGACGATACCGCGAGACAGACAGTTCATGGATGCGTGAAGAAATAGAAAAATTCCAATCCAAGACCCACTGTGAAACATGTGGTGGTTATCGACTCAAACCGGAAGCTCTGGCAGTTAAAATTGCAAACCTGCATATTGGTGAAGTGGTTGAGATGTCGATTCTTGACGCGGATAGATGGTTTGCAGATTTAGACAAACATCTCAATTCAAAACAGGCTGAAATTGCTTCACGGATTCTTAAAGAAATCCGTGAGAGGCTAAAATTCCTGAATGATGTCGGACTTGATTACCTTACCCTTTCTCGCAATTCAGGCACACTATCTGGCGGGGAAAGTCAACGTATTCGCTTGGCCTCCCAAATCGGATCGGGTCTGACAGGCGTTCTTTACGTGCTGGATGAGCCATCTATTGGCTTACATCAGCGCGACAATGCACGACTTTTAGAAACCCTGACGCGACTTCGCGATCTCGGTAACACGGTGATTATTGTTGAACATGATGAGGATGCTATTCTTGCTGCAGACCATGTGGTTGATATTGGCCCTGGTGCAGGTGTTCATGGCGGCGAGATTATCGCTGAAGGTACACCCGCAAAAATCAAAAGTGCAAAGAAAAGCCTAACCGGACAATATCTCTCAGGCACTAAGTCTATTCCTGTACCCCCCAAAAGGCGCGAGGCTTATCTTGGGCGGCATCTTAGAGTTGTCGAAGCAAGCGGTAATAACCTTAAAAACGTAACAACTGATATTCCTCTCGGCACATTCACCTGCGTAACAGGTGTGTCGGGGGGTGGTAAGTCAACACTCTTGCTTGATACACTTTACAAAGCAACTGCGCGGAAACTTCATAATGCGCGGGATTTGCCCTCCCCGCATAAAGCTATTGAAGGCTTAGAACATCTCGACAAGGTGATTGATATTGACCAGTCGCCCATTGGCAGAACGCCGCGCTCTAATCCTGCGACCTATACAGGTGCTTTCACACCTATTCGTGAATGGTTCTCAGGTCTGCCGGAGGCGAAGGTGCGTGGCTACAAGCCGGGCCGATTTTCATTCAATGTGAAAGGTGGCCGCTGTGAAGCCTGTCAGGGAGATGGTGTTATCAAAATCGAAATGCACTTCCTCCCTGATGTTTATGTTGAATGTGATGTTTGTAACGGTAAGCGCTATAACCGAGAAACGCTGGAAGTTAAGTTCAAAGATAAAAATATCGCTGATATCCTCGATATGACAGTCGATGAAGCGGCAGATTTTTTTAAGGCCGTGCCTGTTATCCGAGATAAGATGGTAACGCTTCAACGTGTTGGATTGGGCTATATCAAAGTTGGGCAACAGGCGACAACGCTTTCAGGTGGTGAGGCTCAACGCGTCAAACTTGCCAAAGAACTTTCCAGACGTGCCACAGGCCGAACACTCTATATTCTGGATGAACCAACCACAGGCCTTCACTTCCATGATGTCGCAAAACTTCTGGATGTTTTACATGAACTGGTTGATGCCGGTAACACAGTAGCTGTTATTGAACACAATCTCGAAGTGATTAAAACTGCTGATAAAGTAATCGATTTAGGGCCAAATGGTGGTCATGGTGGCGGAGAAATTGTTGCCGCTGGTACACCTGAAGAAGTCGCTTCTGTCAAAGAAAGTTATACGGGTCAGTTTTTGTCTAAACTTTTAAAAAAACCTAAACTAACTTCCAAGCCTTCTGCTAAACCACAAAGAACTACAGCAAAAGCTGCTGAATAAAGCTTCCATCCAGCGTCTGCTTAATTTATGAGTAACCATGGAGCATGTCGATTATGAGCAGTGATAGAGTTCACATTGTAGGTGGTGGTCTTGCCGGATCTGAAGCCGCATGGCAATTAGCGCAATCTGGAATTGCTGTGACACTTTACGAAATGCGCCCTCATCGTAAAACCGAAGCACACGTCACAGACGGGCTTGCAGAACTTGTTTGTTCAAACTCGTTTCGATCCGATGATGCAGAAACGAATGCTGTGGGTCTCTTACATGCTGAACTTCGGGACGCGAATAGCCTAATTATGAGATGTGCTGACACGCATCAATTACCCGCAGGAGGTGCGCTTGCCGTTGACCGTGAAGGTTTCTCGCAATCCGTTACGAAAGAGCTTGAAAATCATCCACTCGTGACACTTAAACGCGAAGAGGTGACACATATTGACCCTGATTGGGCGCATGTGATTATTGCCTCAGGCCCGTTAACCTCCCCCGCTTTATCAGAAGTAATCTCAAAAATGACAGGCAGCGATAAGCTTGCTTTTTTTGATGCGATTGCGCCGATTGTCTACCGTGACAGTATTAATATGGATATTTGTTGGGAACAGTCCCGTTATGACAAATCCGGGCCTGGTGGGGATGGAAAAGACTACATTAACTGTCCCATGAATGAAGCGCAATATCATGAATTTATAGATGCCCTCATTGATGGTGAAACCGCAGACTTCAAGCAATGGGAAGAAGATACACCTTATTTTAATGGGTGTTTGCCAATTGAGGTCATGGCCGCACGCGGGCGTGAAACTTTACGTCATGGCCCCATGAAACCACGCGGGTTGACAAATGCCCATAATTCAGACGTAAAACCTTATGCAGTAGTCCAACTTCGTCAAGATAATGCATTGAAAACACTTTATAATATTGTCGGATTTCAGACTAAGATGAAATACGGCGCTCAGGCAGATATCTTGCGCCTTATACCCGGACTTGAAGACGCAAGGTTCGCCAGATTAGGGGGGCTGCATCGTAATACATTTCTGAACAGCCCAAGCCTGCTCACTGAAGATTTAACACTGAGAACAGTCCAAAATATCCGTTTTGCCGGACAAATAACAGGTGTTGAAGGATATGTAGAAAGCACAGCAATTGGCCTTCTCGCGGGATTATTTACAGCTGCTCAAATTCAAAACCGGCAATTGTCACCACCACCCATGACGACTGCATTGGGAGCCTTGCTGGCACATATTACCAAAAACGCCAATAAGGATACGTTCCAACCCATGAATATTAATTTCGGCTTGATGCCAGAGATTTTACAAACCGAAGCGACATTTATCCATGCTGAAACTGGTGAAAAATTACGTGGAAAAGCTCGTGCATTTGCCAAAAAACGTGCACGGCAAATAGGGTTTACTAGCCGTGCCAGACAGGATTTTGAAATATGGCGCCTCTCAGAATCAGCCTGTGTCTCGTTATAGTTTTCCCCAAAATGCCATTTTTAGTAAATGAAGCTGATAGAAGAACAATGATCTTGATTTATTAATATTTTGGGCATGTTTTTTTGAGAGTCCGATAATTAAAAAGGCGGGAAGAATAAGTTTTCGGTACTTTCGCGGCATGCCATTAAATAAAACTGTCGCTGTCTGAAGTTTTGCCTTAGCTGCTGAAACGATATCTGCCTGTATGTCACCAGGATAGGCCGTGGATAATCTTAACAATTCAAATCCGCTTCCGGCAGCCTTTAACATCCCTTCCGGTAAAATATCTTCGTTATCTTGCCCTAACACCCGCAATGCCGATTGCATGAATGGTACGCCTATTTCATGAGCTGAGTGTTCAATATCAGATAAATTCGGCTCTTCTTTATCAAATAACCCTTCGCGTCCATTTATGAGCTTATGCAATAAGTCACGCGGCAGGCTGGAAGCATTTAGAAAACAGCTAATGGGCGCAGTATCAAGATGTTTGCCGTCAATTACCTCACGCCACCATTGATAACGTATCGTTCCCAGCATGGGTTCGCTGACAATAAAAGGAATACGCGCACTATCTGCATAAATACTATAGAGAGTAAGCATATCAGTGCGACGTTCATCAGGCGTAAAGAGATGGCATAAGAATAAATCTCCATCAAGGCTTCGTAATTCATCTCTAAAGATTGCAATATCCTGCATATTTCATTCGCCCATAAAAAAGGCTACACGCATCATTAAGATCCGTGCAGCCTTAATCATTTGATATTCCTAGTACAGGTTTTGCGCTGCAACCATTGAGAAAAGCATAGGAACAGAGAGCATTGTGTTCGTGCGTGAGAACAACATCGCGGTTCTAGCAGATGCAGCCTTTGTGTCCGCATCGGCTTCCACAATACCTAACGCTCTTTTCTGATTAGGCCAGATGACAAACCAAACATTGAACCACATTATTGTACCAAGCCACATGCCAATGCCAATCATTGTATGCTTTTCAACGGCAAAGCCTTCTGATGCCCCAAGGGTAATCGCCTCAACAAAATAGCCATTAGCAGCCGCCAAAAGAAGACCGGAAATGATTGTAATCATTGCGCCCCAGCGAAACCACCATAGGGCGGCAGGCGCAATCACCTTGCCAATTGCTGGTTTTTGCTCATCGGGAATATTCGGCATGTTTGGAATTTGTACAAAGTTAAAATAGTACAGAATACCAATCCACATAATCCCGGCCAGAACATGGAGATAACGAAGAACGAACGCCCCAAAATTATGATCGAACACACCCATATGTATCTGCGCGTAGATAATAAGTAGAACAGTTGCCAGGACAAAACCGGCAATAACTGTGTTTCGAAGTGAAGTTAAAATTGACGCCATAAAACCCTCCATCAAATAAATTTATTAAACAAACCTAAAGCTGCCTTGGTGTTGAAACAAGCGAAAAAACCTTACTTCACGCCCTAAATCTGGTCTTTTGCGGCCTCAGACCAATCACGCTTAACACCAAGATACATTAAAACTGGCGCAGCGATAAAGATTGATGAATAAGTCCCAACAAAAACACCCCAAATCATCGCTAAAGTAAAGCCGCGTATCACCTCACCGCCTAATATATAAAGCGAAAAAAGAGCCAGAAGCGTTGTGACCGAAGTCATAACGGTACGCGACAAGGTGCTATTAATCGACAGATTGGCTAATTCAGACAAAGGCATTTTCTTGAACCGGCGTAAATTTTCACGCACACGGTCATACACAACAACCGTATCATTCATTGAATAACCAACAATCGTCAAAATTGCCGCGATAATTGATAAGTTAAATTCCAACTGAATGAGGCAAAAAACACCAATGGTCAAGATAATATCATGTATCAGTGCCAGAACCGCACCAACAGAAAACTGCCATTCAAAACGTAACCAGATGTAAAAGAGCATAAGACCAATCGCAACCGTTACCGCTAAAAAACCCGCACGGACAAGCTCACCGCTTATCTGAGGGCCAACGACCTCAACCCTTCGGAATGTCACATCTTGCGGGAGTGCATTGCGGATTTGATCAACTGCAGAGAGGTTTTCTGCATTATCAGTCGCATCAGCTTTTTCACCAACGCGTATCAACACATCTTCAGGACTACCAAATTCTTGAATTTGCACCTCACCCAAGTCAAGACTGCCAATAATATCGCGCAAATCGGCAATATCAGCTGGACCATTTGTGCCGATTTCAATAAGCGTACCGCCTTTAAAATCTATGCCAAAATTCAGCCCTTGAGTAAAAAACAACCCCAATGAAGCGATAACTAAACTGGCCGAGACAATAAAACTCGCAATATGAAGGCGGATAAAATCAATTTTTGTTTCGGCTGGAACGAGCTTTAATGTCCACATGATAAATCCATTTTATATTGTCAGTTTTTCGATGCGATTTTTGGAACCGTAATTAAGAGCCACCATTAAGCGCGTGACCGTAAAAGCGGTAAATACCGACGTGATAATTCCGATGCCAAGTGTGACAGCAAAACCGCGCACTGGGCCGGAACCCAGATAGAACAAAATCATTGCTGAAATCAATGTGGTAATATTGGCATCCAAGATAGTGCCGAGTGCTCTGCTATAACCGGAGTCAATCGCCATCAGTGCCGATTTACCGTTCCTGATTTCCTCACGAATCCGTTCAAAAATAAGAACATTAGCATCAACCGCCATACCTATCGTCAAAACAATACCCGCAATGCCGGGTAATGTCAGGGTAGCCTGTAAGAGTGACAACACGCCAACAATAAGCACCATATTTAAAATCAGAGCGATATTGGCAAAAAGTCCGAACATGGCATAGCTGATGAGAATAAAAATCATCACCGCAACAAAGCCGATAATGGACGCCCGCGTGCCCGCCTCAACAGAGTCAGCGCCCAGACCAGGCCCAACCGTGCGCTCCTCAAGAATATTCAAAGGCGCAGGAAGCGCACCCGCACGAAGCAAAATAGCTAAATCATTTGCCGTCTCTACAGTAAAACTTCCGGTAATACGACCCGACCCTCCCATTATAGGTGAACGGATTACCGGTGCAGAAATCACTTTATCATCCAGGACGATAGCAAACGGGTTACCAACATTCGCCTTGGTTACCTCGCCAAACTTTCTGCCACCAACCGAGTCAAATCTAAAATCAACTTCCGGCTCGCCGGTTTGCGGATCAAAGCCGACACTGGCATCTACCAAGCGTTCACCACTAACCATAACGCGCTTGCGGATGACATAAGGCTCTGCGGGAGATGTTTCAGAAAACACCAACTTAGAGCCTGACGGTATACGCGCCCCAGCAACTGCATCATAACCGGAAACATTACGATCTAAGAGATGGAAGTTCATTTTCGCAGTTTGCCCAAGCAATGCTTTTAATCTCTCTGGATCATCTAGACCCGGCACCTGAACAAGAATACGCGAAGTACCTTGGCGCTGAATAGAAGGTTCGGTTGTGCCAAGTTCATCAATTCTACGGCGTACAATCTCTATGGATTGCTCAACGGATTTTAACACGCGATTTTGAAGGGCTGCCTCAGTTAGCTTTATATTAAAGCGACCATTGCCAACATCCTCAACCTCAAGCTCTTCAGTTGATGCACCAGAAAAAAGATTTGTTGTAATGGGCATGGATAGCTCATTTAGAACATCACGCGCCGCATCCAGTTGCGCCGCATCCCGAATAAAAACGGTGGCATAATCTTCTTTTATAGCAATCTGGCTATAACCAATCCGCGCTTCACGTAAATTCAAACGCATGTCGGATAGCAGATTTTCAAGTCTCTCCTTAACAATCGCTTCTACCTCAACCTCAAGCAGCAAGTGAGAGCCGCCCTGCAGATCAAGACCGAGATTAAGTTGATTTTTCGGAAAGAAATCCGGCAGGTCATTTACCGACTCTTCATTATAAAGGTTAGGAACAGAGAAGATTATACCGGCAAAAAGGCATGCCAGTATCAAAAAGATTTTCGGTTTGGAGAAATAAAGCATTTAAAGTTATTTTTTTTCTGCTGGTTCAGTTTTCGATCTCACTGTCAAAATCATTGAGCGTACAATTGTAATACGGACATCTTTTGCGACGTCAATTTGAAGCTCATTTTCTTCAACTTTGGCAATTTTGCCAATTAATCCTCCTTGTGTAACCACCGTATCACCGCGTCTTAAACCATCAATCAGATTTTGGTGTTCTTTCTGACGCTTATTCTG
It contains:
- the trmFO gene encoding methylenetetrahydrofolate--tRNA-(uracil(54)-C(5))-methyltransferase (FADH(2)-oxidizing) TrmFO — protein: MSIMSSDRVHIVGGGLAGSEAAWQLAQSGIAVTLYEMRPHRKTEAHVTDGLAELVCSNSFRSDDAETNAVGLLHAELRDANSLIMRCADTHQLPAGGALAVDREGFSQSVTKELENHPLVTLKREEVTHIDPDWAHVIIASGPLTSPALSEVISKMTGSDKLAFFDAIAPIVYRDSINMDICWEQSRYDKSGPGGDGKDYINCPMNEAQYHEFIDALIDGETADFKQWEEDTPYFNGCLPIEVMAARGRETLRHGPMKPRGLTNAHNSDVKPYAVVQLRQDNALKTLYNIVGFQTKMKYGAQADILRLIPGLEDARFARLGGLHRNTFLNSPSLLTEDLTLRTVQNIRFAGQITGVEGYVESTAIGLLAGLFTAAQIQNRQLSPPPMTTALGALLAHITKNANKDTFQPMNINFGLMPEILQTEATFIHAETGEKLRGKARAFAKKRARQIGFTSRARQDFEIWRLSESACVSL
- the secF gene encoding protein translocase subunit SecF, with the translated sequence MWTLKLVPAETKIDFIRLHIASFIVSASLVIASLGLFFTQGLNFGIDFKGGTLIEIGTNGPADIADLRDIIGSLDLGEVQIQEFGSPEDVLIRVGEKADATDNAENLSAVDQIRNALPQDVTFRRVEVVGPQISGELVRAGFLAVTVAIGLMLFYIWLRFEWQFSVGAVLALIHDIILTIGVFCLIQLEFNLSIIAAILTIVGYSMNDTVVVYDRVRENLRRFKKMPLSELANLSINSTLSRTVMTSVTTLLALFSLYILGGEVIRGFTLAMIWGVFVGTYSSIFIAAPVLMYLGVKRDWSEAAKDQI
- a CDS encoding squalene/phytoene synthase family protein → MQDIAIFRDELRSLDGDLFLCHLFTPDERRTDMLTLYSIYADSARIPFIVSEPMLGTIRYQWWREVIDGKHLDTAPISCFLNASSLPRDLLHKLINGREGLFDKEEPNLSDIEHSAHEIGVPFMQSALRVLGQDNEDILPEGMLKAAGSGFELLRLSTAYPGDIQADIVSAAKAKLQTATVLFNGMPRKYRKLILPAFLIIGLSKKHAQNINKSRSLFFYQLHLLKMAFWGKL
- the secD gene encoding protein translocase subunit SecD, whose product is MLYFSKPKIFLILACLFAGIIFSVPNLYNEESVNDLPDFFPKNQLNLGLDLQGGSHLLLEVEVEAIVKERLENLLSDMRLNLREARIGYSQIAIKEDYATVFIRDAAQLDAARDVLNELSMPITTNLFSGASTEELEVEDVGNGRFNIKLTEAALQNRVLKSVEQSIEIVRRRIDELGTTEPSIQRQGTSRILVQVPGLDDPERLKALLGQTAKMNFHLLDRNVSGYDAVAGARIPSGSKLVFSETSPAEPYVIRKRVMVSGERLVDASVGFDPQTGEPEVDFRFDSVGGRKFGEVTKANVGNPFAIVLDDKVISAPVIRSPIMGGSGRITGSFTVETANDLAILLRAGALPAPLNILEERTVGPGLGADSVEAGTRASIIGFVAVMIFILISYAMFGLFANIALILNMVLIVGVLSLLQATLTLPGIAGIVLTIGMAVDANVLIFERIREEIRNGKSALMAIDSGYSRALGTILDANITTLISAMILFYLGSGPVRGFAVTLGIGIITSVFTAFTVTRLMVALNYGSKNRIEKLTI
- the yajC gene encoding preprotein translocase subunit YajC encodes the protein MFITQAFAQSAPASTGSLFDLFFPLAMVFLIVYFMIIRPQNKRQKEHQNLIDGLRRGDTVVTQGGLIGKIAKVEENELQIDVAKDVRITIVRSMILTVRSKTEPAEKK
- the uvrA gene encoding excinuclease ABC subunit UvrA, producing the protein MPAKRKTDNIPAPLQAKNMSIVGAREHNLKDISIVLPRDKMIVITGLSGSGKSSLAFDTIYAEGQRRYVESLSAYARQFLEMMQKPDVDQIDGLSPAISIEQKTTSKNPRSTVGTVTEIYDYLRLLFARVGIPYSPATGLPIESQTVSQMVDRIMALPEGTRLYLLAPIVRGRKGEYRKDFAELQKRGFQRVKVDGNYYEISDVPTLDKKFKHDIDVVVDRIVVKPDLGNRLADSMEIALQLTDGIAVAEMADSKEEEPEKIVFSSRFACPVSGFTIDEIEPRLFSFNNPFGACPDCDGLGTQFFIDPEAIVPDQTLSLREGAIVPWAKSGTSSPYYTQTLESLAEHYGFSLNDPWHDLDAKAQKVILYGSNKEPVKFTYDDGTRSFKTTKPFEGVVGNLERRYRETDSSWMREEIEKFQSKTHCETCGGYRLKPEALAVKIANLHIGEVVEMSILDADRWFADLDKHLNSKQAEIASRILKEIRERLKFLNDVGLDYLTLSRNSGTLSGGESQRIRLASQIGSGLTGVLYVLDEPSIGLHQRDNARLLETLTRLRDLGNTVIIVEHDEDAILAADHVVDIGPGAGVHGGEIIAEGTPAKIKSAKKSLTGQYLSGTKSIPVPPKRREAYLGRHLRVVEASGNNLKNVTTDIPLGTFTCVTGVSGGGKSTLLLDTLYKATARKLHNARDLPSPHKAIEGLEHLDKVIDIDQSPIGRTPRSNPATYTGAFTPIREWFSGLPEAKVRGYKPGRFSFNVKGGRCEACQGDGVIKIEMHFLPDVYVECDVCNGKRYNRETLEVKFKDKNIADILDMTVDEAADFFKAVPVIRDKMVTLQRVGLGYIKVGQQATTLSGGEAQRVKLAKELSRRATGRTLYILDEPTTGLHFHDVAKLLDVLHELVDAGNTVAVIEHNLEVIKTADKVIDLGPNGGHGGGEIVAAGTPEEVASVKESYTGQFLSKLLKKPKLTSKPSAKPQRTTAKAAE
- a CDS encoding urate hydroxylase PuuD yields the protein MASILTSLRNTVIAGFVLATVLLIIYAQIHMGVFDHNFGAFVLRYLHVLAGIMWIGILYYFNFVQIPNMPNIPDEQKPAIGKVIAPAALWWFRWGAMITIISGLLLAAANGYFVEAITLGASEGFAVEKHTMIGIGMWLGTIMWFNVWFVIWPNQKRALGIVEADADTKAASARTAMLFSRTNTMLSVPMLFSMVAAQNLY